One Vigna unguiculata cultivar IT97K-499-35 chromosome 11, ASM411807v1, whole genome shotgun sequence DNA window includes the following coding sequences:
- the LOC114168779 gene encoding TPR repeat-containing thioredoxin TTL1-like, whose product MESPNVSDDNRFPNPKANATATTSTSGFTFSSTSSVSGISRPRFVKVRKPNNAPAFNPFRNGAAANAAFANPDFAAGIGDRFQNLKIGEDFDAARHGEFVFATNTSSRVDGNSVSEQMSKLKIVNEGGTGFNESDLRNDPRKKLNIKKGRGNNAATENSTHEVLCQLKNLNVNDSVGSNVRKSKLDAKPSLENVTTFGKYEMGAGLSEKFEKLNLVKEKKEDCAEPNLRDPFVEAIDRRGASGGGAQVISEDSGVSQSAASASSSMFFQPVGVSKNGGFVFTGKQDSSGLSSVEFKTPASKVGKEGKLKQKSSKMRMNRSRENLKHFSTTQRWHGHGEGFASKESVPQDQLQGSPMDVSPYQEKLAENERSRESSLTSDELCSVDKNPVVDDSATSSVDPIDEDLIAATESLNINKGDVAFRDTNPDQIRANSYVEIPKNESISGVETKSFKSANDQVDITSDAAGVSGETEAHIDRMVNVGSAMSSSRASESGFTFAAASSAEAQSCSPKRHHKKKNVGLDSHNYSPSIKVPYSSSTVAFTPFSGTSSLFALGQGLKPKVSPSQPKTSDSDENEKGLKETSASISAASVAAQEACEKWRLRGNQAYKKGDLSAAENCYKQGLSCVSQAEASRNCLRALLLCYSNLAATHMSLGRMRDALEDCKKADEIDPNFLKVQLRAANCYLALGEVEGASQNFKRCLQSGTDICVDRKIAVEASDGLQKAQKVSDVINHSAQLLQRRTSTDAERALEHIDEALMISSYSEKLLEMKAEALLMLCRYDEVIQLCDKTLDSAEKNTCPLDAGCQVTDLDNSQLSKGFYFRIWRCSMMLKAYFHLGKFEEGLSLLEQQQEKMSAVNKSGSKVLDSLIPLAALIREALHHKTAGNAAFQAGRHAEAVEHYTSALSCNVESRPFAAVCYCNRAAAYKALGQITDAIADCSLSIALDGNYLKALSRRATLYEMIRDYAQAASDLRRLVCLLSKGLEDNANQLGISNDLKQNRIRLSEVEEEARKEIPLDMYLILGVEPSVSISEIKKAYRKAALRHHPDKAGQSLTKSDNGDDQIWKVIAEEVQRDADRLFKIIGEAYAVLSDPAKRARYDAEEEMRNSQRKRHGPIGRNNVDAQYYPFEQSSRRQWREAYKSYGYSSTRASEPARSSRK is encoded by the exons ATGGAATCGCCCAACGTCAGTGACGATAATAGGTTTCCGAATCCAAAAGCGAACGCGACCGCGACGACCTCAACCTCAGGTTTCACGTTCAGTAGCACCTCTTCCGTTTCGGGCATATCCCGGCCCAGATTCGTCAAGGTTCGGAAGCCCAACAACGCCCCCGCTTTCAATCCATTTCGCAACGGAGCTGCCGCCAATGCTGCATTTGCGAACCCCGATTTTGCTGCAGGAATCGGCGATCGATTCCAGAATCTCAAAATCGGCGAAGATTTCGACGCCGCACGCCACGGTGAGTTCGTGTTCGCCACTAATACTTCTTCGCGTGTTGACGGAAACTCGGTCTCTGAACAGATGAGCAAGTTGAAGATTGTAAACGAAGGTGGAACAGGTTTTAACGAATCGGATTTACGGAATGACCCGAGGAAGAAATTGAACATTAAGAAAGGAAGAGGTAATAATGCTGCTACTGAGAACTCAACTCATGAAGTTTTATGTCAATTGAAGAATCTGAATGTGAATGACTCTGTTGGTAGTAATGTTCGCAAGAGTAAACTTGATGCTAAACCTAGTTTGGAGAATGTGACTACGTTTGGAAAATATGAAATGGGAGCGGGTTTGTCGGAGAAATTTGAGAAGTTAAACCTAGttaaggagaagaaggaggatTGTGCAGAACCGAATTTGCGCGATCCTTTTGTGGAGGCAATTGACCGAAGAGGTGCTAGTGGTGGTGGTGCTCAAGTTATTTCTGAAGATAGTGGAGTGTCACAAAGTGCTGCGTCGGCTTCGTCTTCTATGTTCTTTCAGCCTGTTGGAGTGAGCAAGAATGGGGGATTTGTGTTTACTGGTAAGCAAGATAGTTCAGGCTTGTCTTCTGTTGAGTTTAAAACACCCGCATCAAAAGTCGGCAAAGAGGGTAAACTTAAGCAAAAAAGTAGCAAAATGAGGATGAATAGAAGTAGAGAAAATCTGAAGCATTTCAGCACAACCCAGCGATGGCATGGACATGGAGAGGGTTTTGCTTCGAAGGAAAGTGTTCCCCAAGACCAACTACAGGGTTCACCGATGGATGTGTCGCCATATCAGGAAAAGCTTGCTGAAAATGAAAGGTCCAGGGAAAGTTCTTTGACATCCGACGAGTTATGTAGTGTGGATAAGAACCCCGTAGTTGATGATTCGGCAACATCATCTGTTGATCCCATCGACGAAGATCTAATTGCCGCAACAGAGAGTTTGAATATAAATAAGGGTGATGTTGCCTTCAGAGACACAAACCCGGATCAAATACGTGCAAATAGTTATGTTGAAATCCCAAAGAATGAGTCAATTTCTGGGGTTGAAACTAAAAGCTTTAAGTCTGCCAATGATCAAGTGGACATAACTAGTGACGCGGCTGGTGTATCAGGAGAAACCGAAGCCCATATTGATAGAATGGTGAATGTCGGTAGTGCTATGAGTTCAAGCAGAGCGAGTGAGTCTGGCTTCACGTTCGCTGCTGCTTCTTCAGCTGAAGCTCAATCATGTAGTCCAAAACGAcatcacaaaaagaaaaatgtcgGTCTCGATTCTCACAACTACTCACCAAGCATAAAGGTTCCTTATTCATCATCTACCGTGGCATTTACTCCATTTTCTGGAACTTCATCTCTTTTCGCATTAGGGCAAGGTTTAAAGCCCAAGGTATCCCCTTCTCAGCCCAAAACAAGTGATTCTGATGAGAATGAGAAGGGGTTAAAGGAGACTTCTGCTTCTATTTCTGCTGCAAGTGTTGCTGCTCAAGAAGCCTGTGAAAAGTGGAGGCTTCG AGGAAATCAAGCCTATAAAAAGGGGGATCTTTCTGCGGCTGAGAATTGTTACAAACAAGGACTTAGTTGTGTATCTCAAGCAGAAGCATCTCGTAACTGTCTCAGGGCTTTGCTGCTATGTTACAGCAACCTTGCTGCCACACACATGTCTCTTGGTAGGATGAGAGATGCACTAGAAGATTGTAAGAAGGCCGATGAGATTGATCCAAATTTTCTGAAGGTGCAACTTAGAGCTGCAAA TTGTTACCTTGCTCTGGGGGAAGTTGAAGGTGCATCACAGAATTTTAAAAGATGCTTGCAATCGGGAACTGATATTTGTGTTGATCGAAAAATTGCTGTGGAAGCCTCTGATGGCTTACAAAAGGCACAg AAAGTATCAGATGTGATCAATCATTCAGCTCAACTTTTGCAAAGACGAACATCCACTGATGCAGAGAGAGCACTGGAACATATTGATGAGGCACTAATGATAAGTTCATACTCTGAAAAATTGCTCGAAATGAAAGCAGAGGCGCTGCTAATG CTTTGTAGATATGACGAGGTGATTCAGCTGTGTGACAAGACCCTTGATTCTGCAGAGAAGAATACCTGTCCGTTGGATGCTGGTTGCCAAGTCACAGATCTGGATAATTCACAACTGTCAAAAGGTTTCTACTTCAGAATTTGGCGATGTTCAATGATGCTTAAAGCCTACTTTCACCTAGGAAAATTTGAAGAGGGTCTTTCTTTGCTAGAGCAACAACAAGAAAAGATGTCTGCCGTAAACAA GAGTGGAAGCAAGGTTTTGGATTCACTCATACCACTAGCTGCTCTCATACGTGAGGCCTTGCATCATAAG ACTGCAGGGAATGCAGCATTTCAAGCTGGAAGGCATGCAGAAGCCGTTGAACACTATACATCTGCTTTGTCATGTAATGTGGAGTCCCGTCCATTTGCAGCCGTCTGTTATTGTAATCGTGCAGCTGCCTATAAAGCTTTAGGTCAAATAACTGATGCTATTGCAGATTGCAGTCTATCTATAGCACTTGATGGAAATTATTTGAAG GCACTTTCTAGACGTGCAACTTTGTATGAGATGATCAGAGATTATGCCCAAGCAGCCAGTGATCTAAGGAGGCTTGTCTGTCTTCTCAGTAAGGGATTGGAAGACAATGCCAATCAGCTTGGAATATCTAATGATTTGAAACAAAATCGTATTCGTCTGTCTGAAGTGGAAGAGGAAGCCAGAAAGGAGATCCCTCTCGATATGTACCTCATTTT GGGAGTTGAACCATCTGTTTCGATATCTGAAATCAAGAAGGCCTATCGGAAAGCTGCACTTAGGCACCACCCGGACAAG
- the LOC114169092 gene encoding glucan endo-1,3-beta-glucosidase-like: MSATLLLLLAVLSSTAVLLTGAQSIGVCYGANGDNLPPRQEVVDLYKSNGIGKIRLYYPDEGALQALGGSNIEVILGVPNDQLQSVTDAGGASDWVNKYVTPYSNVNFKYIAVGNEVPSGDALAGSVLPALQSIQTAISSANLQEQIKVSTAIDTSLLGNSYPPNDGVFRDDATSYITPIVNFLAQNGAPLLANVYPYFAYVQNQQSITLDYALFTQQGNNEVGYQNLFDASLDSLYAALEKIGQSNVEVVVSESGWPSEGDVGASVDNAGTYYRNLITHAKGGTPKRPNGPIETYLFAMFDENQKDGAETERHFGLFNPDKSPKYQLGFN; this comes from the exons ATGTCTGCCACATTGCTGCTGCTTCTTGCAGTATTATCTTCCACTGCAGTGCTACTTACTg GGGCACAATCCATTGGTGTGTGTTACGGAGCAAACGGAGACAATCTACCACCAAGGCAAGAAGTGGTGGATCTCTACAAATCAAACGGAATTGGCAAAATCCGTTTATACTACCCCGACGAAGGTGCCCTTCAAGCTCTCGGAGGATCAAACATAGAAGTGATACTCGGTGTTCCCAATGACCAACTTCAATCCGTCACCGACGCCGGAGGTGCCTCAGATTGGGTCAACAAGTACGTAACACCCTATTCAAACGTCAATTTCAAGTACATTGCCGTCGGCAACGAAGTTCCCTCCGGCGACGCTTTAGCAGGTTCAGTTCTTCCGGCACTTCAAAGCATTCAAACCGCAATTTCCTCAGCCAATTTGCAAGAGCAGATCAAAGTCTCCACCGCCATAGACACCTCTCTACTGGGCAACTCCTACCCACCGAACGACGGCGTTTTCCGCGACGATGCAACTTCATACATAACTCCGATCGTAAACTTCTTAGCCCAAAACGGTGCCCCGCTTCTCGCAAACGTGTACCCTTACTTCGCCTACGTTCAAAACCAGCAAAGCATTACTCTTGATTACGCCTTGTTTACGCAACAAGGCAACAACGAAGTTGGGTACCAAAACCTGTTCGATGCATCGTTGGATTCCTTGTACGCGGCTCTTGAGAAAATAGGACAATCGAATGTTGAGGTTGTCGTGTCGGAGAGTGGGTGGCCATCGGAAGGTGATGTCGGAGCCAGTGTTGACAACGCAGGAACGTATTACAGGAATTTGATTACTCATGCCAAGGGTGGCACCCCGAAGAGGCCTAATGGACCCATAGAGACTTATCTCTTTGCCATGTTCGATGAAAACCAGAAGGATGGTGCAGAAACTGAGAGACACTTCGGTCTCTTCAATCCTGACAAATCACCAAAATACCAACTCGGTTTCAATTGA
- the LOC114170683 gene encoding uncharacterized protein LOC114170683, giving the protein MGIEWFWNLQNLWPFRVDELRESKELVKKLSIPEQTKQFVYAVRDSQNQSVVYILSALNLSERSVSDAECLIREIKPDAVLVQAGVSPFYQLQSEESSVPLPTSSFGVIKRCFLDKIDRDMYENVAGNFVLREIFGTSFHGPLLAAKRASEDVGSSFLVIESPSCWGNSNSNSNNRDNNSDNDSNSGGGVDRGSNFRGFVNSLVPQKHAASWAPSALKRFSLDEELRRMLVKAMSGYLDPLLLSSVNGSSVLEGGDEEIQPLTSYETPGFARSIYPLLEDLCSIFRDLPSLGKALAHVQKMLLDVNRGEVLDKRTVSEVYTFRIAAEVLRIALNNKGLKSAAKSDKVEFSELPVDDKSHALLAQAIRSQSDKFKTIVAVVDASALAGLRKHWDTPLPVEVKDLVGELITNSEGKGVMLNHSDKKRLLTDKPMVAVGAGATAVLGASSLTKVVPASTLVKVVTFKIPTSFKIGLSQMQKVLAFAFGQSKVVVPGFATSGAKTSGIMKTALSAEKIRVVTHSVIASAEKTSISVMRTAFYEIMRKRKVRPVGFLPWATFAGSIGTCGGLLLYGDGIECAVESLPAAPSIASLGRGIQHLQEVSQAVMQTEGSRIQASIESLIRRMKKARD; this is encoded by the coding sequence ATGGGGATTGAATGGTTTTGGAATCTGCAAAACCTGTGGCCATTCCGAGTGGACGAGCTGAGAGAATCGAAGGAACTGGTGAAGAAACTGAGCATCCCCGAACAGACGAAGCAATTCGTGTATGCGGTGCGTGATTCGCAAAACCAATCGGTTGTTTACATTCTCTCTGCTTTGAATTTGTCGGAGCGATCAGTCTCCGATGCCGAATGCCTTATCAGGGAGATCAAACCCGACGCCGTTTTGGTGCAGGCTGGGGTTTCCCCCTTCTACCAGCTTCAGTCTGAAGAGTCCTCTGTTCCGTTACCGACTTCGTCTTTTGGGGTAATCAAACGTTGTTTTCTTGATAAAATTGATAGGGACATGTACGAGAATGTTGCAGGTAACTTTGTGCTGAGGGAGATTTTCGGGACCAGTTTCCATGGCCCCTTGTTGGCTGCCAAGAGGGCTTCTGAGGATGTTGGTTCGTCTTTTCTTGTTATAGAGTCTCCTTCTTGTTGGggtaatagtaatagtaatagtaataataggGATAATAATAGTGATAATGATAGCAATTCTGGGGGTGGAGTTGATAGGGGGAGTAATTTTCGAGGTTTTGTTAATAGCTTGGTTCCTCAGAAGCATGCTGCTTCTTGGGCTCCTTCGGCTCTGAAGAGATTTTCTCTTGATGAGGAACTTAGGAGGATGCTGGTTAAGGCTATGTCTGGTTATTTGGATCCGCTTTTGCTTAGTAGTGTTAATGGTAGTTCTGTTTTGGAGGGGGGTGATGAAGAAATTCAGCCATTAACTAGTTATGAGACCCCGGGTTTTGCCAGGTCTATTTACCCTTTGCTTGAGGATTTGTGTAGTATATTTCGTGATCTTCCGTCGCTTGGGAAGGCCCTGGCTCATGTGCAGAAGATGTTGTTGGATGTGAATAGAGGAGAGGTTCTTGACAAGAGAACTGTTTCTGAGGTCTATACTTTCCGAATTGCTGCTGAAGTGCTAAGAATTGCTCTGAATAATAAGGGGTTGAAAAGTGCGGCTAAGTCAGATAAGGTTGAGTTCTCGGAGCTTCCGGTTGATGACAAGTCGCATGCACTCTTGGCACAGGCGATTCGGAGCCAGAGTGATAAGTTTAAGACCATTGTGGCAGTGGTAGATGCTAGTGCCTTGGCTGGACTCAGGAAACACTGGGATACTCCTCTTCCTGTTGAAGTCAAGGACCTGGTAGGGGAACTGATCACAAACTCTGAAGGTAAAGGGGTGATGTTGAATCACAGTGACAAGAAGCGGTTGTTAACAGATAAGCCTATGGTGGCAGTAGGGGCTGGAGCGACAGCAGTTTTAGGAGCTTCATCGCTGACCAAAGTAGTCCCAGCATCAACGCTGGTGAAGGTAGTTACTTTCAAAATTCCAACTTCGTTTAAAATTGGTCTCAGCCAGATGCAGAAAGTCCTGGCTTTTGCCTTTGGCCAATCAAAAGTTGTGGTTCCAGGTTTTGCAACTTCTGGAGCCAAAACCTCCGGTATCATGAAGACAGCATTATCTGCTGAAAAGATTCGAGTTGTTACTCACAGTGTTATAGCTTCTGCTGAAAAAACCAGTATTTCAGTCATGAGAACGGCTTTCTATGAAATAATGAGGAAGCGAAAGGTGCGTCCTGTTGGGTTCTTGCCTTGGGCCACATTTGCAGGCAGTATTGGAACTTGTGGAGGCTTGCTTTTGTACGGTGATGGGATTGAGTGTGCTGTTGAGTCTCTCCCTGCCGCCCCATCTATTGCCAGTTTGGGTCGTGGGATTCAGCATCTTCAGGAGGTGTCTCAAGCAGTGATGCAAACAGAAGGAAGTAGAATCCAAGCTTCAATAGAATCTCTAATAAGAAGAATGAAGAAGGCAAGGGATTGA